From the genome of Colwellia psychrerythraea 34H, one region includes:
- a CDS encoding BolA family protein: MEVGEIEELVKKLITDTLELDEIHVVFDGSQCRINAISDLFDDLSRVKRQQAVLKPLADIIKDGTIHAVTVKTFNKAQWQRDKLFNS; encoded by the coding sequence TTGGAAGTTGGTGAAATCGAAGAATTAGTAAAAAAATTGATAACTGATACCCTTGAACTTGATGAGATTCATGTGGTTTTTGATGGCTCTCAATGCCGAATTAATGCGATAAGTGATCTATTTGATGACTTAAGCCGCGTTAAACGTCAACAAGCAGTACTTAAGCCATTAGCTGATATTATAAAAGATGGCACAATCCACGCAGTGACGGTGAAAACATTTAATAAAGCACAATGGCAACGCGATAAACTATTTAATAGTTAG
- a CDS encoding cold-shock protein: protein MSTTTGTVKWFNEAKGFGFIEQENGPDVFAHFNAIVGDGFKTLAEGQKVEFTVTDGQKGPQAENIVAL, encoded by the coding sequence ATGTCTACTACAACTGGTACAGTAAAATGGTTTAACGAAGCTAAAGGTTTTGGTTTCATCGAGCAAGAAAATGGTCCAGACGTTTTTGCTCATTTCAACGCTATCGTTGGTGACGGTTTTAAAACTCTTGCTGAAGGTCAAAAAGTTGAATTTACAGTTACTGACGGTCAGAAAGGACCTCAAGCTGAAAACATCGTTGCACTTTAA
- the kdsC gene encoding 3-deoxy-manno-octulosonate-8-phosphatase KdsC, translating to MNTLYGNVEHNVLAKAQQIKLLVCDVDGVFSDGRIYLGNDGEELKAFHTKDGFGIKALGASGVDVAIITGRTSAIVEYRMKALNVAHIIQGQEDKLPALIDLIEQLNITIEEVAYIGDDVPDLPCIEAVGLGISVSDGHPLVLRSANYTTFTRGGFGAVRETCDLIMQSQNSLDKASGASI from the coding sequence ATGAATACCCTATATGGCAATGTAGAACACAACGTTTTAGCTAAAGCGCAACAAATAAAGTTACTGGTATGTGATGTCGATGGTGTATTTTCTGATGGCAGAATTTATTTAGGCAATGATGGTGAAGAGCTAAAAGCTTTTCATACAAAAGATGGTTTTGGCATTAAGGCCTTAGGTGCTAGTGGCGTTGATGTTGCGATTATTACGGGAAGAACTTCAGCTATCGTTGAGTATCGTATGAAAGCATTAAATGTTGCACATATTATTCAAGGCCAAGAAGATAAGTTACCTGCATTAATTGATTTAATTGAACAATTAAACATTACTATTGAAGAGGTAGCGTACATTGGTGATGATGTACCTGATTTACCTTGTATTGAAGCCGTTGGCTTAGGCATTAGTGTTTCCGATGGACATCCTTTAGTTCTTCGTTCTGCCAATTATACCACTTTTACTCGTGGTGGATTTGGCGCGGTAAGAGAGACATGTGATTTGATCATGCAAAGCCAAAATAGCTTAGACAAAGCATCAGGCGCCAGTATATGA
- the lptB gene encoding LPS export ABC transporter ATP-binding protein, translating to MKTTPVNTLIADGLSKSYKSRQVVKNVSLQVDAGQIVGLLGPNGAGKTTSFYMIVGLVPNDNGSIKLNGQDLTLAPMHERARSGIGYLPQEASIFRKLTVSDNIMAILQTRKELSETQRAEKLENLLEEFHICHIKDNTGMSLSGGERRRVEIARALAADPQFILLDEPFAGVDPISVGDIKKIILHLKQRGIGILITDHNVRETLDVCEHAYIVSHGEIIAQGNADQILANQKVRDVYLGEQFTL from the coding sequence GTGAAAACAACACCTGTAAATACACTGATTGCCGATGGTTTATCGAAGTCTTATAAAAGTAGACAAGTCGTTAAGAATGTTAGTTTGCAAGTTGACGCAGGACAAATAGTTGGCTTATTAGGCCCCAATGGCGCCGGAAAAACCACATCCTTTTATATGATTGTTGGCTTAGTCCCCAATGACAATGGCTCGATCAAACTCAACGGTCAAGACCTTACCCTTGCTCCTATGCATGAAAGAGCCCGAAGCGGTATTGGCTATTTACCTCAAGAAGCCTCAATTTTTAGAAAGCTAACTGTTTCTGATAATATTATGGCGATATTACAAACACGTAAAGAGCTTAGTGAAACCCAGCGCGCTGAGAAACTTGAAAATTTATTAGAAGAGTTTCACATTTGTCATATCAAAGACAATACCGGCATGAGCTTATCCGGTGGCGAAAGACGAAGAGTTGAAATTGCCCGAGCACTCGCTGCAGATCCTCAATTTATTTTATTAGATGAGCCCTTTGCTGGTGTTGACCCAATTTCGGTTGGCGACATTAAAAAAATCATCTTACACTTAAAGCAGCGAGGCATAGGTATCTTGATAACAGACCATAATGTGAGAGAAACATTAGACGTTTGTGAGCATGCTTATATAGTTAGTCATGGTGAAATTATTGCGCAAGGTAATGCAGATCAAATTCTTGCTAATCAAAAAGTCAGAGATGTATACCTTGGCGAACAATTCACGCTATAG
- a CDS encoding MlaC/ttg2D family ABC transporter substrate-binding protein: MSLTKFCTSNIILGLTIGLACSLTISKSALANNETAITLPSQTTELSTESTRLIVDQSNPYQMVQGAAEQTFKRFAREQQAIQENPNLLKDIVREELMPYINYKYSAFKVIGKHLRKTTDAERRAFVPVFREYLVSSYAQVFTLYDNQAVEFSPERSFAGKKIVAVNTRIIMVGRDNIDVAFKVRLNKKTKQWQAFDMVAEGISLLDSKQAELGSIIRQKGLPYVTELLKSKSTRNIVFKNRAVKDESSAAKKEQQG, encoded by the coding sequence GTGAGTTTAACTAAGTTTTGTACAAGTAATATTATTTTGGGTTTAACGATTGGTCTGGCATGTAGTTTGACCATTAGTAAGAGTGCTCTTGCTAATAATGAAACAGCAATAACTTTGCCTTCTCAGACAACTGAGCTATCCACAGAGTCAACGCGCCTAATCGTAGACCAAAGTAATCCATATCAGATGGTACAAGGTGCGGCTGAGCAGACTTTTAAACGTTTTGCGCGTGAGCAACAAGCTATTCAAGAGAATCCAAACTTGTTGAAAGATATTGTTCGAGAAGAACTGATGCCTTATATCAACTATAAATATTCAGCCTTTAAAGTCATTGGCAAACATTTAAGAAAAACAACAGATGCCGAACGTCGTGCCTTTGTACCCGTATTTCGAGAGTATTTAGTGAGCTCTTATGCACAAGTCTTTACTTTATACGATAACCAAGCCGTAGAGTTTTCTCCGGAAAGGTCATTCGCGGGTAAAAAAATAGTGGCTGTAAATACGCGTATTATTATGGTGGGTCGAGATAATATTGATGTGGCGTTCAAGGTAAGGCTTAATAAAAAAACGAAACAGTGGCAAGCATTTGATATGGTTGCAGAGGGAATCAGCTTACTTGACTCAAAGCAAGCTGAGCTAGGTAGTATCATCAGACAAAAAGGCCTACCTTACGTTACTGAATTATTAAAAAGCAAAAGTACTCGAAACATTGTTTTTAAAAATCGCGCCGTAAAAGATGAAAGTTCAGCAGCAAAAAAAGAACAGCAAGGATAA
- the mlaD gene encoding outer membrane lipid asymmetry maintenance protein MlaD — protein MVSKKVELLVGFFVALGLAALLMLSLKVADSGIGGNGESYQLFAKFDNIGGLKVRSPIKVGGVVVGRVSDISLDEEDYTPVVTLEIYTQYNKFSEATSVAILTAGLLGEQYLGVQPGFVDESVDTLQPGDFIEDTKPALVLEELIGQFLFSQGSGEE, from the coding sequence ATGGTGTCTAAGAAAGTAGAATTATTGGTAGGTTTTTTTGTTGCATTAGGTTTAGCGGCCTTATTGATGTTATCACTTAAAGTCGCAGACTCAGGTATAGGTGGTAATGGTGAAAGTTATCAGCTTTTTGCTAAATTCGATAATATTGGTGGCTTAAAAGTGCGCTCACCGATCAAAGTAGGTGGGGTTGTTGTTGGTCGTGTTAGTGATATTTCATTAGATGAAGAAGACTATACACCAGTAGTTACTCTTGAAATTTATACACAATATAATAAGTTCTCAGAAGCTACTTCTGTCGCAATATTAACTGCAGGTTTATTAGGTGAGCAGTATTTAGGTGTGCAACCTGGTTTTGTAGATGAGTCCGTAGATACTTTGCAGCCAGGCGACTTTATTGAAGACACGAAACCAGCATTAGTACTAGAAGAATTGATAGGACAGTTTTTATTTAGCCAAGGAAGTGGTGAGGAGTAG
- a CDS encoding STAS domain-containing protein: MSKANIVLNHGTLTVSGQLSRHSVAHIKNSEYVNWFAHGAINVDLSDVSKVDTAGLAWLFYLLEQAAHHSCQLSFSNIPEKLTKLITLSGVDGLLPITCD, translated from the coding sequence GTGAGTAAAGCGAATATAGTTCTTAATCATGGTACCCTAACTGTCTCTGGTCAATTGAGCCGACATAGTGTCGCGCATATCAAAAATAGTGAATATGTAAATTGGTTTGCACATGGCGCTATTAACGTTGATTTAAGTGACGTTAGTAAGGTTGATACTGCTGGCCTTGCTTGGCTTTTTTACCTTTTAGAGCAGGCTGCACATCATTCTTGCCAGCTAAGTTTTAGCAATATACCTGAAAAATTAACTAAACTAATCACCTTAAGTGGCGTAGATGGTTTATTACCTATAACATGCGATTAG
- the mlaE gene encoding lipid asymmetry maintenance ABC transporter permease subunit MlaE: MQQIQFLGKQTLNMISGLGRAVILLISALMHVPNIRKGTPLLMQQLYSVGVLSLLIIVVSGTFIGMVLALQGYTILVGYGAEASLGPMVALSLLRELGPVVAALLFAGRAGSALTAEIGLMKATEQLSSLEMMAIDPLRRVIAPRFWAGFISLPLLAAIFSMVGILGAHVVGVDWLGVDGGTFWSVMQDQVDFQKDILNGIIKSIVFAFVVMWIAVYKGYDCEPTSEGISRATTSTVVQSSLLVLFLDFILTALMFVK, encoded by the coding sequence GTGCAGCAGATACAGTTTTTAGGTAAACAAACGCTCAATATGATAAGTGGTCTAGGCCGCGCAGTAATTTTGTTGATCTCTGCGTTAATGCATGTACCCAATATTCGCAAGGGCACGCCTTTACTGATGCAACAGCTATACAGTGTTGGTGTATTGTCTTTGTTGATTATCGTGGTGTCAGGTACGTTTATTGGTATGGTCTTGGCTTTACAAGGCTATACTATTCTTGTGGGTTATGGCGCGGAAGCAAGTTTAGGTCCTATGGTTGCACTGTCGTTATTACGAGAGCTTGGCCCTGTGGTTGCCGCTCTGTTATTTGCGGGTCGTGCAGGATCGGCACTTACCGCTGAAATTGGTTTGATGAAAGCGACTGAGCAATTATCAAGTCTAGAGATGATGGCGATTGATCCATTAAGACGAGTAATTGCCCCGCGTTTTTGGGCTGGATTTATTAGCTTACCCCTGTTAGCTGCTATTTTTTCTATGGTAGGAATACTTGGCGCTCATGTTGTTGGTGTGGATTGGTTAGGTGTTGATGGCGGTACTTTTTGGTCAGTAATGCAAGATCAAGTCGACTTCCAAAAAGATATTCTCAACGGTATTATTAAAAGTATTGTTTTTGCTTTTGTTGTGATGTGGATAGCCGTATACAAAGGCTATGATTGTGAACCTACCTCTGAAGGTATTAGTCGAGCGACTACTTCAACTGTGGTGCAATCATCATTACTGGTGTTATTTTTGGATTTCATTTTAACGGCATTAATGTTCGTCAAGTAA
- the murA gene encoding UDP-N-acetylglucosamine 1-carboxyvinyltransferase: MDAFKVIGGKPLRGDVVISGAKNAALPILMSALLSKTPVVFSNVPQLNDILTTVKLLGQLGAKTKWLNEEKLMIDASSIDVCRAPYDLVKTMRASILVLGPLLARMGHAEVSLPGGCAIGARPVNLHIQGLKLMGADITVEDGYIVAKKQGRLTGATIFMDTVSVTGTENLMMAAALAEGITIIENAAREPEIVDLANCLISMGAKITGAGTDTLTIEGVSELCGKEYSVMPDRIETGTFLVAAAVTQGHIKCLNTDPSSLEAVLSKLQEAGATITTGDDWIELEMSAPAKAVNVRTAPHPAFPTDMQAQFMTMNVLAEGTATVIETIFENRFMHVPELQRMGADIALEGNTAIVKGVASLNGAQVMATDLRASASLVIAGLVAKSPTQVDRIYHIDRGYLCIEGKLQSLGADITRIKVD; the protein is encoded by the coding sequence TTGGACGCATTTAAAGTTATTGGTGGTAAACCACTTCGCGGCGATGTCGTGATTTCCGGAGCAAAAAACGCAGCTCTTCCTATTTTAATGTCGGCGCTGTTATCTAAAACGCCTGTTGTTTTTAGTAACGTACCGCAGCTAAATGATATCCTAACAACGGTTAAGTTATTAGGTCAGTTAGGTGCCAAAACAAAGTGGCTTAATGAAGAGAAACTGATGATCGATGCTAGCAGCATTGATGTTTGTCGTGCACCTTATGATTTAGTAAAAACCATGCGTGCATCAATTTTAGTTCTTGGTCCATTATTAGCCCGTATGGGGCATGCGGAAGTATCTTTACCTGGTGGATGTGCCATTGGCGCGAGACCCGTTAACCTGCATATCCAAGGTTTAAAGCTTATGGGCGCAGATATTACCGTTGAAGATGGTTATATTGTGGCTAAAAAGCAAGGTCGTTTAACTGGCGCAACTATTTTCATGGACACGGTTAGTGTAACTGGTACGGAAAATTTAATGATGGCCGCAGCATTAGCTGAAGGTATTACCATTATTGAGAATGCTGCACGTGAGCCTGAAATTGTTGATTTAGCCAACTGTTTAATAAGCATGGGTGCTAAAATCACAGGTGCAGGTACTGATACCCTAACCATTGAAGGTGTTAGTGAACTTTGTGGTAAAGAATACTCGGTTATGCCTGACCGTATTGAAACAGGTACTTTCTTGGTGGCTGCAGCCGTAACTCAAGGGCACATTAAGTGCTTAAATACGGATCCATCCTCGTTAGAAGCTGTATTAAGTAAGCTTCAAGAAGCAGGTGCAACCATCACTACAGGTGATGATTGGATTGAACTTGAAATGTCTGCGCCGGCAAAAGCGGTCAATGTTAGAACGGCTCCACATCCTGCGTTTCCTACTGATATGCAAGCACAGTTCATGACTATGAATGTATTAGCAGAAGGTACGGCAACCGTTATCGAAACTATCTTTGAGAACCGCTTTATGCATGTTCCAGAATTACAACGCATGGGTGCAGATATCGCTTTAGAAGGCAATACCGCTATTGTTAAAGGAGTTGCTAGCCTGAATGGTGCTCAAGTAATGGCTACCGACTTACGTGCTTCAGCAAGTCTTGTAATTGCTGGTTTAGTGGCAAAGTCACCAACTCAAGTTGATCGAATCTATCATATTGACCGCGGTTATTTGTGCATAGAAGGTAAGTTACAAAGTTTAGGTGCAGATATTACTAGAATCAAAGTTGATTAA
- the mlaF gene encoding phospholipid ABC transporter ATP-binding protein MlaF, producing the protein MTNPALEENLVEIENLTFKRGERVIYDDISLSIPKGKVTAIMGPSGIGKTTLLRLIGGQIKPESGNIFFAGRNIPLLSRADLYEVRKDMSMLFQSGALFTEMSVYDNIAFPIREHTQLSEAIIEKIVLMKLEAVGLRGARHLQPSELSGGMARRVALARAIALDPELILYDEPFAGQDPISMGVIVRLIRSLNDALGLTSIVVSHDVPEVMSIADYIYIVAEKKIIGHGTPDQIRQDSSALVQQFIQGEADGAVPFHYEAPAYSDELIKISSKRVN; encoded by the coding sequence ATGACAAATCCCGCACTTGAAGAAAATTTGGTTGAAATTGAAAACCTGACCTTTAAACGAGGTGAACGGGTGATTTATGACGATATCAGTTTGTCTATTCCTAAAGGCAAAGTTACCGCTATTATGGGGCCGAGTGGTATTGGTAAAACGACATTACTTCGCTTGATTGGTGGCCAAATAAAGCCTGAAAGTGGCAATATATTTTTTGCAGGCAGAAATATCCCTTTGTTATCGCGCGCTGACTTATATGAAGTCCGTAAAGATATGAGCATGCTCTTTCAAAGTGGTGCGTTATTCACTGAAATGAGTGTTTACGATAATATCGCCTTCCCCATAAGAGAACATACCCAATTATCTGAAGCCATCATTGAAAAAATTGTTTTGATGAAACTTGAAGCTGTTGGTTTACGAGGTGCAAGGCACTTACAACCCAGTGAGCTTTCTGGAGGAATGGCCCGTAGGGTAGCACTAGCAAGAGCTATTGCATTAGATCCTGAACTCATTTTATACGATGAACCTTTTGCTGGCCAAGACCCTATTTCTATGGGAGTCATTGTCCGGTTAATACGTTCATTAAATGATGCGCTGGGGTTAACCTCTATAGTGGTTTCACATGATGTTCCTGAAGTTATGAGCATCGCAGATTATATTTATATTGTTGCTGAAAAGAAAATTATTGGCCACGGTACACCTGATCAAATACGCCAAGATAGCTCTGCTCTAGTACAACAGTTTATTCAAGGTGAAGCTGATGGCGCGGTGCCTTTTCATTATGAAGCACCAGCTTATAGTGATGAACTCATTAAAATATCGTCAAAAAGAGTTAATTAA
- the lptC gene encoding LPS export ABC transporter periplasmic protein LptC — protein MNRLNSLALFVLLLSALIYGIIEWRSASIEQDTLIVDEQRPDFIAEQLESKIYSDLGQLSHTIEAERMEHYSDLEVSYFELPNYTLYPQKEGQPWKVSAQEATLYKDNRVELKNQVHIKATEIDGLIKEIHCKTIALDLKTNIISSEQSVVVVGRDFTMYGSGLIIDLNTKKMTLIQHERTIYKKHDES, from the coding sequence ATGAATCGATTAAATAGCCTAGCGCTATTTGTCTTACTGCTTAGTGCGCTAATTTATGGCATTATTGAATGGCGTAGTGCATCAATAGAACAAGATACTTTAATTGTTGATGAGCAACGTCCGGATTTTATTGCTGAGCAGCTAGAAAGTAAAATCTATAGTGACTTAGGGCAACTCTCCCACACTATTGAAGCAGAAAGAATGGAGCATTACTCTGATTTGGAAGTCAGTTACTTTGAATTGCCGAATTACACATTATATCCGCAAAAAGAAGGCCAGCCATGGAAGGTCAGTGCGCAAGAAGCGACACTTTACAAAGACAACCGTGTAGAGCTAAAGAATCAAGTACATATTAAAGCGACAGAAATTGACGGCTTAATAAAAGAGATTCACTGCAAAACAATAGCATTAGATTTAAAAACCAATATCATTAGTTCAGAGCAATCAGTTGTTGTGGTGGGAAGAGATTTCACCATGTACGGCTCAGGATTAATTATCGATTTAAACACAAAAAAAATGACCTTAATCCAGCATGAACGTACTATTTATAAAAAACATGATGAAAGTTAA
- a CDS encoding KpsF/GutQ family sugar-phosphate isomerase, producing the protein MKNFKELAKNVIEIEQQAIAELVQFIDDNFELACQLMFHCKGRVIVIGMGKSGHIGGKIAATLASTGTPSFFVHPGEASHGDLGMVTSNDVVLTISNSGETSEVLAIIPVIKRIGAKLISMTGNTESTLAKLADTHVCIKVSAEACPLGLTPTSSTTATLVMGDALAVALLNARDFTAEDFALSHPGGSLGKRLLLRLSDIMHKDDRVPMISENALIKDALVEMSLKGLGMTAIVNEQQQLVGLFTDGDLRRVLDNRIDIHSESINTVMTHNPSVAQSDMLAAQALKIMEDKKINGLIIVDSNNIPVGAMNMHDFLSSGVL; encoded by the coding sequence ATGAAAAATTTCAAAGAATTAGCAAAAAACGTTATTGAGATTGAACAGCAAGCTATCGCTGAACTAGTACAGTTTATTGATGATAACTTTGAACTTGCCTGTCAACTCATGTTTCATTGCAAAGGACGAGTAATCGTCATTGGCATGGGGAAATCAGGTCATATTGGTGGTAAAATAGCGGCTACGCTTGCTAGTACTGGCACACCATCATTTTTTGTTCACCCTGGAGAAGCTAGTCATGGCGATCTAGGCATGGTCACCAGCAATGATGTGGTTTTAACCATTTCTAATTCGGGTGAAACTAGTGAAGTACTTGCTATAATTCCGGTTATAAAGCGCATCGGTGCTAAATTAATTTCAATGACTGGCAACACTGAATCTACCTTAGCTAAATTAGCCGATACCCATGTTTGCATTAAAGTATCGGCTGAAGCTTGTCCTCTTGGTTTAACGCCAACATCAAGTACCACGGCAACCCTAGTAATGGGTGATGCATTAGCCGTTGCTTTACTCAACGCGCGTGATTTTACCGCAGAGGATTTCGCTTTATCTCACCCTGGTGGCAGTTTAGGCAAACGTCTATTACTGCGCCTAAGCGACATTATGCATAAAGACGATCGCGTACCTATGATTTCGGAAAATGCTCTTATCAAAGACGCCTTAGTTGAAATGTCCTTAAAAGGCCTGGGCATGACTGCTATAGTTAATGAACAACAACAACTAGTCGGTTTATTTACTGATGGTGATCTTCGCAGGGTATTAGACAATAGGATAGATATCCACAGTGAAAGTATTAACACAGTAATGACCCATAACCCTAGTGTAGCGCAGAGTGATATGCTTGCCGCACAGGCGCTAAAAATAATGGAAGATAAAAAAATAAACGGCCTTATCATTGTCGATAGCAACAATATACCTGTAGGTGCAATGAATATGCATGACTTCTTAAGTTCCGGAGTACTTTAA
- a CDS encoding calcium/sodium antiporter produces the protein MLEQIFILLIALVVLVWSADKFVFGASSLARNLGISPMIIGLTIVAMGSSAPEMMVAATASMQGNPDTAIGNAIGSNITNIALVLGITALLQPLTVSSQTIKREIPLILAVTALGYWLLFDNHFSFIEGIILISGFAIYIITLLVITLKKTRGKPSDDPLIIEAEQDVAAAVSMKLSLIWLGVGIILLPLSASFLVDSSVYIAKAYGISDLVIGLTIIAIGTSLPELAASIMSIIKKEDDLALGNIIGSNIFNILAVLPIAGLIAPGNIDALAASRDAPYMLGITLLLFILCFSRRLGAFRITRAKGALLLLSFIAYQVLLFSQLS, from the coding sequence ATGCTAGAACAAATATTTATATTACTCATTGCCCTTGTTGTTTTAGTTTGGAGTGCCGATAAATTCGTTTTTGGCGCTTCATCATTAGCAAGAAACTTAGGTATTTCACCAATGATAATTGGTTTAACTATCGTTGCTATGGGTTCTTCAGCACCAGAAATGATGGTGGCTGCAACGGCATCAATGCAAGGTAACCCAGATACAGCCATTGGCAATGCTATTGGTTCAAACATTACCAATATTGCCTTGGTACTTGGTATTACCGCTTTACTACAGCCGTTAACCGTTTCATCACAAACAATAAAGCGTGAAATCCCCCTTATATTAGCCGTTACCGCCTTAGGGTATTGGTTACTTTTTGATAATCACTTTAGTTTCATTGAAGGTATTATCTTGATATCTGGCTTTGCCATCTACATTATTACACTCCTTGTCATCACATTGAAGAAAACAAGGGGTAAACCCAGTGATGATCCGTTGATTATTGAAGCAGAACAAGATGTTGCCGCTGCCGTTAGTATGAAGTTATCTTTAATTTGGCTGGGTGTTGGAATCATTTTATTACCATTGAGCGCGAGCTTTTTGGTTGATTCTTCTGTATATATTGCTAAAGCTTATGGTATTAGTGACTTAGTTATAGGTTTAACTATTATAGCGATAGGTACCAGTTTACCTGAGCTCGCCGCAAGCATTATGAGCATCATTAAAAAAGAAGATGATTTAGCATTAGGCAATATAATAGGCTCTAACATTTTTAATATTTTAGCTGTTCTCCCAATAGCCGGTCTAATAGCTCCTGGTAATATTGACGCTTTAGCTGCCAGTAGAGATGCGCCTTATATGTTAGGTATTACTTTGCTGCTATTTATCTTATGTTTTAGTCGCCGCTTAGGTGCATTTAGAATTACTCGTGCCAAGGGTGCATTATTACTGTTAAGCTTTATCGCTTACCAAGTATTACTTTTTAGTCAATTGTCATAA
- the lptA gene encoding lipopolysaccharide transport periplasmic protein LptA: protein MMKVNLIKKTVSVLAVASSLLFVSNALAAIKDLEQEIIIVAESQDADLKNKIISYLDNVIIRQGSISITADVVKVFSQVNKKNDEKNETYLAKGKPAIFEQQLEDGSLITLQADEITYSPNSNTIIISGNALVKQAGSEVSGNEITYNTVSEKLQARSANNQPVTTILQPTVLKKQKETYEKSKEEKPTDKVVEKEGDSSDN from the coding sequence ATGATGAAAGTTAATTTAATTAAAAAAACAGTTTCAGTTTTAGCCGTAGCCTCAAGTTTACTCTTTGTCAGTAACGCTTTGGCGGCAATAAAAGATTTGGAACAGGAAATAATTATAGTCGCTGAAAGTCAAGATGCCGATCTAAAAAATAAAATTATCAGTTATTTAGATAATGTTATTATTCGTCAAGGCTCTATTTCTATTACCGCCGATGTAGTTAAAGTCTTTAGTCAAGTTAATAAGAAGAATGATGAAAAAAATGAAACTTATTTGGCAAAAGGCAAACCTGCTATATTCGAGCAACAACTAGAAGATGGTAGCTTAATTACCTTGCAGGCAGATGAAATAACCTATAGCCCTAACTCGAATACAATCATTATTTCAGGTAATGCCCTAGTCAAGCAAGCTGGAAGTGAAGTCAGTGGTAATGAAATAACTTATAATACTGTCAGTGAAAAACTACAAGCACGGAGCGCTAATAATCAGCCTGTTACTACTATTTTACAACCAACGGTACTCAAGAAACAGAAAGAGACTTACGAAAAATCTAAAGAAGAAAAACCAACTGACAAGGTAGTAGAAAAAGAAGGCGACAGTAGTGACAACTAA